The DNA window TTATTGTCCCCATTTTAAACTCTATAAGCTACCTCCATTCTATGAACATCATACACAGGGATATCAAGCCAGAGAATATCCTGATGGATGGCGAAAAGCCCGTATTAATTGACTTTGGGGCTGCAAGAAGCGGGTATAAGGAAGCAGAGCTTGTCATAGGGACCCCTGGTTGGGCGGCCCCAGAGCAATTGAACGGTAGCGCGCCTTCACCGCAAAGCGACATCTACTCTATCGGCGCCTTGATATTCTATATGATGACCGGTAAAGAACCGAGGTCATACCAATTGGATGACGGGCGACTTACTGTAGACCCGCTCTCTCTAAATATGAAAATGCCGAGGAAAATGTCCGAAGTAATAAAAAAATGCCTCGATATAAATCCCTCTTTTAGATTTCTAACGGTAACAGAAATTAGGGACTATCTTATCGCGGGGGAGAACATAGGGGGAAGCTACTCGGGGATGCAGAGGATAATTATCTGCGGCGAGGTAGTGCCTTTAGTTATGAATAGTTACAGTATTGCAAGGGATAGGACTCAAGGCGGAACGGGGCTTGCCAATATTGAGATACTTGAGCCGGGGCCTGTTTTTTACATATCAAGAGGCCCCCCTTCTTCTGGATACTTGCTTCTGCAAAAAATAGGATACGAGTGGTTTGCTGTTGATGTAAACACTGGAAACGGCGTATTTGTCTTCAAAAATAGCCAGTGGGCCCGTTTAGAGAAAAATAATCCTAAAAGGCTAGAAGA is part of the Methanofastidiosum sp. genome and encodes:
- a CDS encoding protein kinase yields the protein MLRNGEELRGNSGAIYKVQKKLREGGMGVIWLAKSSEGFHVILKSPKLDGENDDIKIEKILIENDFLSNLSHPNIVGYLDTIHHVYYEKRFPIIVMQFVDGDRVKEMYWGNPASEDEAMRIIVPILNSISYLHSMNIIHRDIKPENILMDGEKPVLIDFGAARSGYKEAELVIGTPGWAAPEQLNGSAPSPQSDIYSIGALIFYMMTGKEPRSYQLDDGRLTVDPLSLNMKMPRKMSEVIKKCLDINPSFRFLTVTEIRDYLIAGENIGGSYSGMQRIIICGEVVPLVMNSYSIARDRTQGGTGLANIEILEPGPVFYISRGPPSSGYLLLQKIGYEWFAVDVNTGNGVFVFKNSQWARLEKNNPKRLEDGDQICFGYNKIQGPYMPFLYKKD